Below is a genomic region from Anoplolepis gracilipes chromosome 1, ASM4749672v1, whole genome shotgun sequence.
TTGCAGCGTTCTaacgatatatatacgtttatacCATATAACAACACATTCTACAATGCTTTTGATAGAATATTTACTTATGACAAAATATCAACAAATAGCTTGTcttaaattacttaaattggcttaattaaatttcaatttttttataaataaatgttttatatagcttaataaatcgaaatattatataatacagaatatatatgtatataagattggtatatgtgtatgtatatatgtatatatatatgtatatgtttaggATTATGTATTTAGTATTTTAAGGTAATTGTgcgtattttatgtaataataaattttttatattacatatatatatatatatatatatatacataaaaaaatttaaatttatatatatatatatgatatgatatGTAGAATGTCTATCCATAAATATCCGAGTAAATATCTCGCaagtaattgaaattataagaaagtttaaaaaaaaaaatttacacggCTATGAATCTGCTAAAAGTGTccgtaaaaaaactttttttactgGTAAACTTTTGGAATTATGAAGGCcattattttacgagatatttcatactttactttgacataattttatataaattacaaaatatctcgtaaaataatcatttttcaattaatcttGTTTCAATAATATCACTTTTATGCTCAGAATAACGAGaaaaatcaattggtgtaaagacaACTATGATGAGAtgagataatcgagaaatgaatgttttacaagatatttcgtagtttatgtaaaattatgtcaaaataaagtATGAAATATGTGGTAAacactatttaattttatgccaTTATATCTTAGGCccattctaataataataaaaagtaagagTTGGAATAAGagtaaggaaataaaaatattttgttcacTCACACTCTTACTCCTTAGCTTTTTTCACCAGAAATAGCCCTCTTGCATCAGCTCTTACTTCTTAATCCAAGCTTACTTTACATATTGTAGACCggactatatattataacattcaatTAGTTGCGAGTTATTTGCACGGACATTTATCGACAGACAcactgtatgtatatgtataccttttttaacatatatagttatattacaaagttaaattacaaaatttattgcatttaattataaataatatgtataacttaaaatacttatatttgaagaaaagaaagacgcattatgtacatatataaatttaacaaggTAAAAACAGTATGAAAAACTCACcacaataaatgaaattttttacatacacatgtaatattcacgtattttttatatttccgaGGAAGAGAAGAGACGTTTTGACCCTATCAGGATGCTGTACGAATCGGCTCTGAGACGGTTCCTTCAAACTCAAGATTCTTACCTTATTTCCACTAAGGATGTTATCAAGCTACTAAAGGTCGTCATCGACCAATAGGAAaggtatgaaaatattgtaaacagaTGTGATAAGATATCCTTACAAATTCTgctaaatatttcttcttaaaaTTGAGTatggttatataaaaatatagaatattttataaaaattaaaatataaaatgaaaattctgtaatgattaaaaataaaaaatgtgatgcattatattatattaatttttatattttacaattgtattatataaattatatgtttaattgtaTGCTTAgcgcagaaaaattataattgttaataatatataaagaaaaataaaatttgttaagaaaagagagagagagtgtcactattctaatattttatttattttaagtatactCTGACAATCATTGAATAATACGCTACTGTTTCGTGAAAACAAACGCCGGTCGTGAATACGCGGCACTACGGATATTACATCATCCGTGACTGTGATGGTCAACAGTTTCGATAATAGatagtttctttttactttaagaaaaatgcCACGCTGTTTGATAAAGTCGATGGTGCGGTACCAGAAAACAGATAATTCGAACGAAGGTATGGATTTTGTTCATAGTATCTCTTCGTAGAACCTTTCAATATGTATCgttaagattatttaatcttaatgtatgcacaaagaaaagaaaagataactCTCCTTTTCCGAATGTTCTGATATATGTCAAGTCTAAAATCATTGAAATGATACAAATGCCTGTACAATCATTCAACCTTGGCTGTCGTTACAATAACAAACACTCCTCGACTGATCATGCCATTTGCCTCCTATTTTCGCGTGATATTTCCAAGTGCTATAAATCAGAAATTCATTGTCAAAGGAAACAcatcaaaaagttttttttttttttttttgttgcaaGTTGTACCTATATTGTAGCATCATGTAAATgccgtatatatatgtaatagacacaattatattttttaattgcttattataaagagaaaaaattaattcttcctCATCAGAGACAAAAAACAAGTTTtgaaacttgaaaattatttcgataattaagAATCTTTAAGGATTAAGACTTttgttagaataaatttttatatcaactctatttttcgcaaaatcatgatgcatatttaaaatacgttTTAAACTCTCTATTTGcagcatattttaatattgaaaactaatctgataataaatattgtgccTGTACTTCTTTGCACTTGACGAAAAAATCGATCTTTACAGAAACCGAATTCTCATGGCTGCCGCCCACCGCGGATTTCAAGCGAAAGAATCACACAACAGACGCAACGTCGAAGACGAGCAATATCTGGACTTGTTCAGGGCTTCCCATTGTAACTCGGTACAGCTTCCATAAAGTCAATAATGCTACGTTTGACATAGGCTTGAATACAACGGGtcgaaattttacaaatattcgcCAGGATGCTCCGTCGATCGACGTCGTAAACACGACCGATTCGAGGAAAGTGTCCGCGATATTGCCCGACGACGGGTCTCGATCCTCCTCTAATGCAAAAGAATCATTAAGAGCGACGCAGATCCAAGGAATCGATCCAGGGAAGCTCAACGGGACGATAAACCAGAAAGTCATGATCAACGGCTCTGAAACGCAAACACTCTCGCAGGCTTTGTATCTGATGCCGAAACAAAAGCAGGAACCGATCGACGCCGTCGAGAACAAGACGTCCGTTAAAGAGAACGCTCAACCttggaaaagaaataaaacgatGCATTATTGTCCGTATTGTTGCAAGAGCTTCGATCGACCGTGGGTGTTGAAGGGCCATTTGCGTCTTCACACAGGCGAGAGGCCCTTCGAGTGTCCCGTTTGCCATAAATCTTTTGCTGATCggtacgtaaaaaaaaaggcaaaaataaaatttcgctGAAATTAGAAGTTTTGAacagattaataatttcattttttttttttttttttttttttattaaaaatttaaactttgtaaaattttgctccagaaatattttatagagaatttttaacgcaaatagaaaacaaagaaggaataataatttcgaGACATTCTctgtatatctaattttattttcttgattaGTGCTatcttcataataattattgaaagacACCATTATCGTATGACTAATTAATCattatgtgatatattttacagttcTAATCTACGCGCTCATCAAAGGACACGTAATCATCATCAATGGCAATGGCGTTGTGGTGTGTGCTTTAAAGCTTTCTCGCAAAGACGTTACTTGGAACGTCATTGTCCGGAAGCTTGTCGCAAATATCGTATATCCCAAAAGAAGGAATTTCCTTGTTAGTAAATGCAAGTGAAAATATCATACAAGAGATTCCGATATAAAGTTGTTCTTAACAATGTTATGTATTacgtataaagttttataatatactacgttatataactattttttacatctttttattGTTGAATTAACACTTATCCGATGATTCTATGCAAcgtgtcaaatatatataaatcaaagtttaaatttaaccttttctcatttttttattaatttaactgtattttaatttttagtttttttaatttaattgtacaaaCGCGTGTAAAAAcgtttaaacaaatatataaagaacatTCCTCCCatcgaaattatatacaaatttaaatttcctataaagcatttaatatattaattatttgaaatattaatgattttgaaatGACGCGCGATTTGATCGGCGCGACATATGCGAAACACGTGGACGCGACCAGAACCACGGGAGAACACGCGATTGGCTGACACGGAACGCTAGTGTCTCCCCGGAAAATTGTCCGCGAATCATTTCACGGTATGAGAATCGTGCCTTGAAACGATGAGCCGGTGGTAGTTTCGAATCTAGGTATCTCTCGCTCTTTCATGGCACGAATCCGCGTACACCGAACAAGCAATAATCGTCGCTGGCATTCGACGCAGTGCATTAGTCAGCGTTAGTCGGAATTTCGAGTTACTGCAAACGGAAGGCAAAAATCACGAGACGTAAAGGAGACGGAAGAAGAAGACTTTGAGAGTCGGCCCCTCGCGCGTCACACGCGAGAAACCCTTTTTTTCCGCAGCGCAAAACGACGAGTCCGATAAGAGAGGTgatagagaggaagagagaagcgCGCGGCATCGGCACCGAACGGCTACGGTGCCCCCGACGCAGTCACTGGCGCTGCGAGAAGTCGACGAAATCATTGACATTGGGAACGGCCATTTTGGCGTGTTGTCTCCCACCGATCCGAGTGCTCGAGCTCGAGGCGCACACACAGACGGTATCGACGTCCATCCGTTTTCGAGGTAAGGTACACGCCGACGTAATACCTCCCGGACGACGTGCGTGCCCGCGATCCTCGCGACCCTCGGCGTCATTTTCGTCGCATCGCGTCGCGACGCGCGCGGCGCGTCTCAGTTTCTATCTCCGTCTCCGTCACGAGAACCGCCGCGGAAAATCTGGCTGGCTCTGGGGCCTAATAACGGTATCCGTCTCGTTTCCGTCGCATCCGTCGCTACCGACGGTATATCGTGGATCAATTCGAAACGGAGGTAGAGATTCCAGGAGGCGGATTTAATCGAGAGAAAATGGCTCTAGCTGTACGTGCGCGCGCGTTGCAATTTTTTggggaaaataaatatactcgCGACATGGTACTTATTGT
It encodes:
- the LOC140663213 gene encoding uncharacterized protein; translation: MPRCLIKSMVRYQKTDNSNEETEFSWLPPTADFKRKNHTTDATSKTSNIWTCSGLPIVTRYSFHKVNNATFDIGLNTTGRNFTNIRQDAPSIDVVNTTDSRKVSAILPDDGSRSSSNAKESLRATQIQGIDPGKLNGTINQKVMINGSETQTLSQALYLMPKQKQEPIDAVENKTSVKENAQPWKRNKTMHYCPYCCKSFDRPWVLKGHLRLHTGERPFECPVCHKSFADRSNLRAHQRTRNHHQWQWRCGVCFKAFSQRRYLERHCPEACRKYRISQKKEFPC